A genomic window from Cupriavidus metallidurans CH34 includes:
- the ppk2 gene encoding polyphosphate kinase 2, whose product MVKDSRRTDEDSAMQQDLDSKTYEKALRSLHVELVHLQDWVKATGAKVCVIFEGRDGAGKGGVIKAITERVSPRVFRVIALPAPTDREKSQMYVQRYIPHLPAAGEIVIFDRSWYNRAGVERVMKFCDEEQVELFLRAVPLVERAIVGSNIQLIKYWLEVSPEEQTRRLEQRILDGRKTWKLTDMDLKSYSRWYDYSRARDAMFEASDTDFAPWNVVRSDCKRRARLNIISHLLASVPYEPIPRKKVTLPDRQKRGSYKEPDYPYRYIPEKF is encoded by the coding sequence CGAGAAGGCGCTGCGCTCGCTGCACGTCGAACTAGTGCACCTGCAGGACTGGGTCAAGGCTACTGGTGCCAAGGTATGCGTCATCTTCGAAGGGCGTGACGGCGCCGGCAAGGGCGGCGTCATCAAGGCCATCACCGAGCGGGTCAGCCCCCGCGTCTTTCGGGTGATCGCCCTGCCCGCTCCCACTGATCGCGAAAAGAGCCAGATGTACGTGCAACGGTACATCCCGCATCTTCCCGCAGCCGGCGAAATCGTGATCTTCGACCGTAGCTGGTACAACCGCGCCGGCGTCGAACGCGTGATGAAATTCTGCGACGAGGAACAGGTTGAGTTGTTCCTGCGCGCCGTGCCGCTGGTGGAACGCGCCATCGTCGGCTCGAACATTCAGCTCATCAAGTACTGGCTCGAAGTCAGCCCCGAAGAACAGACACGCCGCCTTGAGCAGCGCATTCTGGATGGCCGCAAGACGTGGAAGTTGACGGATATGGACCTGAAGTCATACAGCCGCTGGTATGACTACTCGCGTGCGCGGGACGCGATGTTCGAGGCATCGGATACCGACTTCGCGCCGTGGAATGTCGTACGATCGGATTGCAAGCGACGCGCCCGGCTCAACATCATCAGCCATCTGCTTGCTTCGGTTCCCTACGAGCCCATCCCGCGCAAGAAGGTTACGCTCCCGGACCGGCAGAAGCGCGGCTCCTACAAGGAGCCCGACTACCCCTATCGGTACATCCCGGAGAAATTCTGA